One Phycisphaerae bacterium genomic window, ATGGCCATTTTGCCCAACTCCTGTAAAAGAGACCCGGACACCGGTTCAACAACGGCTTGACTCAACAACGTCGGAAGCACGCCGACGCCCAGCCAAACGCCTTTTCGCTCCAGCGCGCCTCGCAGCGAGTCAGTACCCGCTTCGAGCCTTCGCGATACGGTGGACTGCGCCGCGCCAAGCTCCGCAGCCAGAACCGACTGCGTCTTGCCCTCAAGGAAATGCGCGATCAGCAGCCGGCGCGCATCTTCCGGCAGCTCCACCAAGGCTTCATCAACATAGGGCGATATCTCCTCCCACCGGGACTTAGGCTCAGCGGACACCGTCCGCGACTCCATCTCACGCCGTCGCCGCGCCTGATCCTGACGCAGCATCTTCAGCGATACCCACGTCGCCGTCTGATGGAGCCAACACGGCAGGGAACCCTTCACGCTGGGGTTTTTCCAGCAGGCGAAAGAAAGTGTCCTGACAGGCGTCTTCCGCCGCGGTCGGGCTGCCGACGACTCGCCGGCAAACGGCGTTGACCATGGCTGAGTACCGCTGAACGATCTCGGTAAACGCCTCAGCGTCGCCCTGCCGGGCGAATCGTTCCACCAGGATGTTGTCCGCGTCCGCCATCGAACGTCCTCCGAATGGGATCATCTACCAATATACACCGGCAGGACGAGGGACTATCCACCGAAACCGCCAACTCCCCAGGCGAGAAAAGAAAAAGGCTAAGCCATTGGTTACCAACAGCTTAGCCCAAATGGAGCCGATGAGAGTCGAACTCACGACCTCTTGCATGCCATGCAAGCGCTCTCCCAACTGAGCTACGGCCCCAGTCGGCGGCGTGCCGCCGATGTCCTTTTTGGGACAAGTACCATATAATATCGGCTTCGGGTACGACGGTCAACAGCGTTGTCGAGCCAATATGAATTTGAAGACGTTCAGCCGACAATTCGACGTGGCGGTGATCGGGGCCGGTCATGCCGGGGCCGAGGCGGCCCATGCCACGGCCCGGATGGGGCTGCGGACCGCGCTGGTGACGCTGTCGCGCGAGAAGATCGCTGAGATGTCGTGCAACCCCGCCATCGGCGGGCTGGCCAAGGGGCATATCGTCTGCGAAATCGACGCCCTCGGCGGCTTGATGGCCCAGGCGATCGACGCGACGGGGATCCAGTTTCGCCTGCTGAACCGCAGCAAGGGCCCAGCCGTCTGGGGCCTGCGGGCCCAGGCCGACAAGCTCCAGTACAGCCAATACGTCCGCCAATGGCTGGAAGACACAGCGAATATCAGCATTATTGAAGGTGAAGCAGCGGAAGTGCTGGTTGAGGGCGGCGCGGTATGCGGCGTGGAGTTGGCGGACGGCCAGCGGATCGGGGTTGGGGCGGTGGTCATCACGACCGGCACGTTCCTGAACGGTGAGATTCATATCGGCGAGCGGCGCTGCCCAGCCGGGCGGGTGGGCGAGCCGGCGGCGCAGCGGCTTTCAGGATGTCTGGAGCGGCTGGGGTTGCGGCTGGGTCGGCTCAAGACGGGCACGTGTCCGCGGCTGGCCAAAGACAGCATCGACTATGATCGGTGCGAGGAGCAGCCGGGCGACGCCGAGCCGATGCCGTTCTCGACGATGACCGATCGGATCGACCGGCGGCAGACGCCGTGCCACATCACCTACACGAACGAGGCGACGCACGAGCTTTTGCGGGCGAACCTGGGCCGGGCGCCGCTGTATACCGGGCAGATCCAATCGACCGGGCCGCGCTACTGCCCGAGCATCGAGGTCAAGATCGTCCGTTTCGCGAACAAGGGGCGGCATCAGCTATTTCTGGAGCCCGAGAGCCTGGAGTACGACTGGGTGTACTGCAACGGCTTGGCGACGTCGGTGCCGCAGGACGTGCAGGAGGCGATGGTCCACTCGATTTGCGGCTTGGAGCGGGCCCGGATCGTGCAGTACGGCTATGCCATCGAGTACGACTATATTCCGCCCGATCAGCTTGGCCCGACGCTGGAGACGCGGGCGGTGCGGGGGTTGTTTCTGGCGGGTCAGATCAACGGCACCAGCGGCTATGAGGAGGCGGGGGGGCAGGGCCTGCTGGCCGGGATCAACGCGGCGCGGGCGGTCCAGGGCAAAGAGCCGGTGATCCTGGGGCGCGACCAGGCGTACATCGGCGTGATGATCGACGACCTGGTGACCAAGGGGGTGGATGAGCCGTACCGGATGTTCACCTCGCGGGCGGAGTTCCGTCTGCTGCTGCGGTGGGACACCGCCGAGCGGCGGTTGACGCCTCTGGGCCGGGAGGTGGGAATCGTCGATAACGAGCGTTGGTACCGGTACTGCCGCCGATCGGAGCAGGCGGAGGCTTTGCGGGCGGCGCTGGCGACGCTGCGGGTGGACGGCGCGCCGGCTGAGGCGTGGCTCCGCCGTCCGACCGCGAGTTGGAACGAGTTTGTTGGCAAGAGCGGCCTGCGGGACGCCGCCGCCCTCGATCCGCGGGTGGTCCATCAGGTCCTGACCGATCTGCGGTACGAGGGCTACGAGGAGCGTGAGCTCCGGGCGGCCAGGAAGCTGCGGGAACTGGACAAGGTCCGTTTGCCCGCTGAGCTGGACTACCAGGCCGTTCGGGGCCTGAAGACCGAGAGCCGCGAGAAGTTCATCCGCCACCGCCCGATGACCCTCGGCCAAGCGTCCCGGATCACCGGTGTGACCCCATCCGACATCATGGTCCTGATGGTGTACCTGAATTCACAGGGCCGGGCGGCGAACCGGTCTGGCTAGCCACCAATTGGCAGGAGCAGCGGCACATGCACATCGTTAACAAGAGCAACTCTCGCCGTTACCAGCGGGACAATATCACGTCGTATCTGCTGGCGGCTGAGAGTTCAACCGGGGCGAAGCATATCACCACGTCGCTGGTTGAGATGGATGCGGGCGGCCGGCAGCACGTCCATTCTCACCCGACCGAGCAGTGCTACTTCATTATCGAGGGCGCGGGCGAGATGACCGTGGGCGGCCAAACCCAGCCGGTGACGGCGGGGGACACCGTTTTTATCCCCTCAAACGCGCCACACGGCTTGGTTAACACCGGCGGCGGCGTGCTTCGGTACCTCAGTGCCGGTTCGCCGCCCTTCGGTGCGAAGGCGGAATTGGAGCTGTGGCCGCTGGGGCCGGTCGAATAGGGGCGGCACGGAGCACGCGGACCACGCGGAGAAGGCCCGGGAAATGGAGAACAGGTAGATCAGGGCAGAGGGGGGTGTGCGTTTTGTACAAAACGTGCGATTTGTACAAGTCCCGGATTCCGGAGGGGGTGGTTGCAGGCCGTTGCCGGGGCGTGGGTTGCGCGGGTTTTGTACAATTTGTAAGATTTGCGCGGCCTTGTGGGTGGGAGGGCTGAGGGCGAATGCGGAATTCAAAATGCCAAGTGCAGAAATCAAAATGCGGAATGGGCCTGGGTAGGTTTTGTACAAATTGTAAGATTTGGCCGAGCCCCTTGTGGCTTGTCGGGGAAGTGGGCGTGGCCTGATCGGTCGGCTGGGCGGTATGGAGTTGTCAAACGTCGCGCGGGGCGACGCGCGGGCGGGGGAAGGCGGATGGTCCCCGCCGGATAAAGATAGCATGGGTTTTCCCTGGAGGCAAATGGGCGGTTTTGGGGGCGCAGGCAGAAACGCCGCTGGGGATTTCTGTGGAAGTGCGGGGAACAGGTTAGGAATGTGGGGGGATGGTTGGGAGAGGGATCGGAGGATGGTGCGTCGGGACGACGCACCCTACCCGTTCTCCGCGTGATCCGTGGCGGTCTTTTCGGGAGGTTTCGTTGAGGCGGGTTTGTGCCGATGCTTGCTTGCCTCGCGGTCGGTCCGGCGGTAATATTTCGGGTTTCCGTGCCGTCGGCAAACACTTGCAGTGACAAGAGGTAAGGAATAATGGATTTTCAGCCCGCGGAACGTCTCAGGAAGCTGCCGCCGTATCCTTTCGCCGACCTTCGCCGCAAGAAGGCGGAGGCGAGGAAGAAGGGCGTGAAGGTGATCGCGATCGACATCGGCGACCCGGACATGCCGACCCCCGATCCGGTGATCGACGAGTTGTGCCGGGCGGTTCGCGACGAGGGCGACCCGAACCGTCATCGCTACGGCTGCGACGTGCCGGTGGCGGACTTTCCGCAGGCGGTTCGCGATTTTTACCAGCGGCGGTGGGGGGTGGCGCTTCGGGAGGACCAGGTTGTCACCACCAGCGGCAGCAAGGACGCGATCGCCCAGATGGGCATGGCCCTGCTGAACCCCGGGGACGTGGGCATCGCTCCGACTCCGGGCTATCCGACGTACAATATCGCCCACGTGTTCGCCAGCGCGGTGACGTACTATGCGCCGCTGCTGCGGCAGAACGGTTTTCTGGTCGACTTTGACGCGATCCCGTTGGAGGTCCGCCGGCAGGCGAAGATCCTGTGGCTGAACTACCCGAACAATCCGACCACCGCGACGGCGGACCTGGAGTTTTTCAAGCGGGCGGTGGAGTTCGGGCGCAAGCACGATATTCTGATCGCTCACGACAGCGCCTACAGCGAGAACGTCTACGACGGCTACCGGTCGCCGAGCATTCTGCAGGTGGACGGGGCCGAGGATGTGGCGGTGGAGTTTTTCTCGTTGAGCAAGGGATTCAACATGACCGGCTGGCGGGTCGGCGCGGTGGCGGGCAACGCGTCGGCGGTCAAGGCCTTGGCGTCGGTCAAGGACAACGTGGATAACGGGACGCTGCGGGCGGTGCAGTTCGCCGCGGCCAAGGCGCTGAATGCGGCTGACGAGTTGACGCCGAAGATCAACGCGGTGTACCAGAAGCGTCGCGACATGGTGGTCGAGGCGTTGCGCAAGAACGGCTGGTCGGTCGATAAGCCAAAGGCGACGATTTACATCTGGGCCCCGGTGCCCGAGCGGTACAAGGGTTCGAGCGGGGCGTTCGCGGCTGAGCTGTTCGAGAAGACCGGCGTCTCGGTTACGCCGGGTTTGGTCTATGGGCAGTGGGGCGAAGGGTTCTATCGCATCTCGCTGACCTACAGCGAGGAGACGCTTCGCGAGGCCCTGGATAGGATCATGGAGCTTCGGGCCTGACGGTCGTGGTGCGGTTGCCTCTGGAAGAGTCGCGACCGTGAGGGAGCGGGGTCTTTGACAGGATGTAGGTCCGCCGCCCTCGGCGGACTCTTCTCCGGCGGTCGGAAGACGAATGAAGAGTGCAGAATGCAGATCTCGAAATGCAGAATGGAGAACGGCCGCCGAGGGCGGCGGCCCCACACGCGGGCTTTTGCCGCTGAGTTGTGCTAGAATTGCCAACCGGTCCGACGGTCCTGTCGGTCGGCCGAGGATAAGTGGGAGTTTTGTTGCATGGCGATGTCAAAGTTGAACGAAGATCGTTGTCGGAAGCTGGCGCGGATCCGCGAACTGGGCTTTGATCCTTACGGCGGGCGGTTCGAAGGCCACCTGCCGCTGCGCGAGGCCCGCGAGCGGTTCGAGGGCAAACCGGAGGGCGACGCTGCTCCGCGCTGCCTGATCGCCGGACGGATCGTCTTTCTTCGCGACATCGGCAAGCTCATCTTCCTGCGCCTGCGCGACTGGTCGGGCGAGCTGCAGGTGGGTTTGAGCAAGAAGCAGCTTGAGGAGTCGTGGGAGCTGATCAAGCAGTTCGAGGCCGGCGATATCATCGCGGCTGAGGGCGAGATGGGCTTGACCAAGACGGGCGAACTGACGGTCTGGGCCGAGAAGGTCCGGATTCTCAGCAAGGCCTTGAATCCGCCGCCGGAGAAGTGGCACGGCCTGACCGACGTCGAGATTCGCTATCGTCAGCGGTATGTCGATCTGTTCTCGAATCCGGAGGTGATGCGCACGTTCATTCTGCGATCGAAGATCGTCGATGCGATCCGGGCGTTCATGATCGGAAAGGGTTACGTCGAGGTCGAGACGCCGATGATGCAGGCGATCGCGGGCGGGGCGGCGGCCAAGCCGTTCGTCACGCACCACAACGCCCTCGATATCGACCTGTACCTACGGATCGCGCCGGAGCTCTACCTCAAGCGGCTGCTGGTCGGCGGGATGGAGAAGGTCTTCGAGTTGAACCGCAACTTCCGCAACGAGGGCATCAGCCCGCGGCACAATCCCGAATTCACGATGCTGGAAGCGTACGAGGCGTACGGCTCGTGGGAGACGATGGCCGACCTGGTCGAGGAGCTGGTCTGCCACGTGGCCCAGACGCTTCTGGGCACGCTGACCATCGAGCACAAGAACGACGAGGGCGAGACGGTCAAGACGATCAACCTGCAGCGTCCGTGGCGGCGGGTGCGGATGGATGAATTAGTGGCCGAGTTCAGCGGAACGAAGCTCAAGCACGAGTGGCGGTTCGACAAGCGGGACATCCGCGAGGCGGCGCCGGAGTTGTGGAGGTGGATGAACGAGGCGGCTGCGGGTTCCGGCGCGGAGGCATTGGAGCTTGTGCTCGGCGCAGCCGTGCTGCGGCCCTTGGTGGCTAAGCTCCCGCGGCTGACGCCGGCTGAGCAGTTGGTCGAGGTGTACGAGAAGCTGATCGAGCCGACGCTGATCGATCCGTGCTTCGTGACGCACGTGCCGTCGGTGACGATTCCGCTGGCCCGCGAGAACCGCGACGATCCGTATTTCGCCGACGTGTACGAACTGGCGATCAACGGGCAGGAGATCTCGCCCGGTTATTCGGAGCTCAACGATCCGGAGGTCCAGGCCCGCCACTTCCTTCACCAGGTGGGCGACGAGGAGGAGCGGCAGAAGATCGATGAGGACTTCCTCGAATCGCTGCGGTACGGGATGCCGCCGGCCGGCGGGATGGGTCTGGGCATCGACCGGCTGATCATG contains:
- a CDS encoding sigma-70 family RNA polymerase sigma factor, yielding MADADNILVERFARQGDAEAFTEIVQRYSAMVNAVCRRVVGSPTAAEDACQDTFFRLLEKPQREGFPAVLAPSDGDVGIAEDAASGSGAATA
- the mnmG gene encoding tRNA uridine-5-carboxymethylaminomethyl(34) synthesis enzyme MnmG, which translates into the protein MNLKTFSRQFDVAVIGAGHAGAEAAHATARMGLRTALVTLSREKIAEMSCNPAIGGLAKGHIVCEIDALGGLMAQAIDATGIQFRLLNRSKGPAVWGLRAQADKLQYSQYVRQWLEDTANISIIEGEAAEVLVEGGAVCGVELADGQRIGVGAVVITTGTFLNGEIHIGERRCPAGRVGEPAAQRLSGCLERLGLRLGRLKTGTCPRLAKDSIDYDRCEEQPGDAEPMPFSTMTDRIDRRQTPCHITYTNEATHELLRANLGRAPLYTGQIQSTGPRYCPSIEVKIVRFANKGRHQLFLEPESLEYDWVYCNGLATSVPQDVQEAMVHSICGLERARIVQYGYAIEYDYIPPDQLGPTLETRAVRGLFLAGQINGTSGYEEAGGQGLLAGINAARAVQGKEPVILGRDQAYIGVMIDDLVTKGVDEPYRMFTSRAEFRLLLRWDTAERRLTPLGREVGIVDNERWYRYCRRSEQAEALRAALATLRVDGAPAEAWLRRPTASWNEFVGKSGLRDAAALDPRVVHQVLTDLRYEGYEERELRAARKLRELDKVRLPAELDYQAVRGLKTESREKFIRHRPMTLGQASRITGVTPSDIMVLMVYLNSQGRAANRSG
- the lysS gene encoding lysine--tRNA ligase; protein product: MAMSKLNEDRCRKLARIRELGFDPYGGRFEGHLPLREARERFEGKPEGDAAPRCLIAGRIVFLRDIGKLIFLRLRDWSGELQVGLSKKQLEESWELIKQFEAGDIIAAEGEMGLTKTGELTVWAEKVRILSKALNPPPEKWHGLTDVEIRYRQRYVDLFSNPEVMRTFILRSKIVDAIRAFMIGKGYVEVETPMMQAIAGGAAAKPFVTHHNALDIDLYLRIAPELYLKRLLVGGMEKVFELNRNFRNEGISPRHNPEFTMLEAYEAYGSWETMADLVEELVCHVAQTLLGTLTIEHKNDEGETVKTINLQRPWRRVRMDELVAEFSGTKLKHEWRFDKRDIREAAPELWRWMNEAAAGSGAEALELVLGAAVLRPLVAKLPRLTPAEQLVEVYEKLIEPTLIDPCFVTHVPSVTIPLARENRDDPYFADVYELAINGQEISPGYSELNDPEVQARHFLHQVGDEEERQKIDEDFLESLRYGMPPAGGMGLGIDRLIMVLTGAQSIRDVILFPLQRPRIEREQGEPAETPEETQEPQP
- a CDS encoding sigma-70 family RNA polymerase sigma factor, giving the protein MSAEPKSRWEEISPYVDEALVELPEDARRLLIAHFLEGKTQSVLAAELGAAQSTVSRRLEAGTDSLRGALERKGVWLGVGVLPTLLSQAVVEPVSGSLLQELGKMA
- a CDS encoding aminotransferase class I/II-fold pyridoxal phosphate-dependent enzyme, whose product is MDFQPAERLRKLPPYPFADLRRKKAEARKKGVKVIAIDIGDPDMPTPDPVIDELCRAVRDEGDPNRHRYGCDVPVADFPQAVRDFYQRRWGVALREDQVVTTSGSKDAIAQMGMALLNPGDVGIAPTPGYPTYNIAHVFASAVTYYAPLLRQNGFLVDFDAIPLEVRRQAKILWLNYPNNPTTATADLEFFKRAVEFGRKHDILIAHDSAYSENVYDGYRSPSILQVDGAEDVAVEFFSLSKGFNMTGWRVGAVAGNASAVKALASVKDNVDNGTLRAVQFAAAKALNAADELTPKINAVYQKRRDMVVEALRKNGWSVDKPKATIYIWAPVPERYKGSSGAFAAELFEKTGVSVTPGLVYGQWGEGFYRISLTYSEETLREALDRIMELRA
- a CDS encoding cupin domain-containing protein, with amino-acid sequence MHIVNKSNSRRYQRDNITSYLLAAESSTGAKHITTSLVEMDAGGRQHVHSHPTEQCYFIIEGAGEMTVGGQTQPVTAGDTVFIPSNAPHGLVNTGGGVLRYLSAGSPPFGAKAELELWPLGPVE